Part of the Janibacter alkaliphilus genome is shown below.
CACCGAGCTGCCCCAGGACCCGTCGGAGCGCTGCCAGGAGCTCACCTGCTGGCGGCCATGGACGATCACCGGGTCGCCCTTGCGCACCGAGGCGTGGGCGTTCATCCCCAGGCTGCGGTAGGTCGCGACGTTGTAGAAGCTCGTCCCGGCGTCGACGAAGACCCCCTCCTTCGTGCGGCGCCGCACCGTGCTGGCCACCCGGAAGGTGGTGAACTGCAGCCCGGCCCGGGTCTGCCGGTGCTCGGGGTCGGCCACCACCCGGCCGACGACGGTCACGCTCGTCTCGTTCATCTGCTGCCTGCCTCTCGCTGGCCGCCCGCCCGTGCGGCGGGCCGCGTACGCACGAGACTGCCGCGCAGCCGCCCCGCGGCGCTGCCCCCGGCGTTCAGCTGTGGACGGCCCGACGGGCCGAGCCGGGCCTGTGCAGAGGTGTCCGGAGCAGGGCCTGTGCAGGGGTGTCAGGAGCGGGCGCGGGCGATGCCCTCGCGCGTCACCTGGTGCCGCTGCAGGACAGCCTCGACCGGCTCGATGACCGAGCCCTGGGCCACCTCGGCCACCGCGGCCCGCAGCCGCTTCTCGACCGCCCGCGCCCGGCGCCGGGCGCCGACCGCGGCGAACCAGCGGGACAGCGCGGCCAGCAGCAGCCCGCCGATCAGGCCGCCGAGGAGCAGCAGCGTGGGCAGCGCCACCGGCCCCACGTCGGGGGTGGGCAGCTCGGGCAGCTGCAGCCAGGCCACGACGCCGACGACGAGCAGCCAGAGCAGGCCGACGACCGCGGCCAGGGCGAGCGCCACCTGCAGCGCGCCGACGAGCGACCACCACCGCGGGTTCTTCTCGCGCAGCGGGGTGCGCAGCACCGCCTGGTCCAGCTCGTCGGCGAGGTCGTCGTCGTGCGGCCGGGCGGCGTCGCTGACGGCGTCGGCCCATCGCGGCGGCAGGCCGGCAGCGGCCGACTCGCCGAGGCGTCGGGCAGCCAGGTCGACCGCGGCGCGCGCCGACGGTGCCGGCGGCGGGATCGAGGACCGACCGACGACGGCACGGACGTCGGCGACGCTGACGTCGCCCCCGGTCCCCTGGTCCAGCCGCAGCCGCTTCAGCGGCGCCGGGCGCAGTCCCTGCACCCACCGGGTGAAGGGCCAGCCGGTGCGGGCGTGGGCCTCGCGGCGCACGTCCCGGGCGACGGCGTCGACGACCGTGGGCACCCCGGCGGTCCGGGCGAGGGCGTCCACCAGCGCATCCTCGGGCAGGTCGCGGCGGCTCGGCTCGTGCTCGGCGACCGAGCCGTCGAGCCCCTCGGCGGCGGTGCACAGGTCGGCGGCCAGCCGGTGGCGGGTGGCGTCCTCACGGGCGACCGCGGAGGCCAGCCGCTCGCGCAGGGCACCCAGCCCGTCGCCGGTGGGCACGGCGGTGGTGAGCACCTCGGCGTCGGTGAGACCGTCCCGCTCCAGCAGCCGCCGCAGGTCGACGACCACCGGCTCGACCCCGTCGGCGGGGAGCCGGTCGGCCTGGTTGAGGACCACCACCGTGACCGCGCCGTAGGCCCGCAGCACCGCGACGTACTCGTCGTGCAGCACGGCGTCGGCGTACTTCTGCGGGTCGGTGACCCAGACGAAGACGTCGACGAGCTCGAGCACCCGGCGGGCCTCCTCCCGGTGCGCGCTCTCCCGGGAGTCGAAGTCGGGCAGGTCGACGAGCACCAGCCCGTCGAGGTCCCCGGTCTGCTCGGCCGGCACCTGGTGCCGTCGTCCGACGGAGAGCCAGTCCAGCAGCTCGCCGGCCGGCTCCTCGCCCCAGACGGCCGCGGTCGGGGTCGAGGTCGTCGGCCGGCGCATCCCGACCTGGGCGACGTCGTCGCCGACGAGCGCGTTGAAGAGGGAGGACTTGCCGGAGCCGGTGGCCCCGGCGAGGGCGATCACGGTGCGCCCGCCGACGAGGGCGGTGCGCTCGCCCACCTTCGTCACGACCTCGCCGGCCGCGGCCGCCGGGGCCGGTTCGAGGAGATCGCCACCGGCGGCCAGCGCCTCGCCCAGGGCGGCGGCGCGGACCCCCAGGTCGTCGACCGAGGGAGCGGACGACTCGCGGCGGCGCAGGCTCGGCGGGGTCATCGGACCTCCTGGACGGCTGCCGCGGCCTGCTGCAGCCGGCGCACCTGGGCCTCGCTGACGGTGGCCTCCTTGGCGGTGGTGGCGTAGCGGTCGCGCTCGGCGGCGAAGAGCTCCTGCACCCGCTCCTGCAGCAGGGTGCGCGCGCGGGCGGCCATCTCGCGGACGGCCTGGTCGCCGAAGATCGCCTCGAGCACCTTCTGCGCCAGCGCGGTGGTGCCGCCGGCGATGGCCACCTCGGGGGCGACGAGCACGCCGCCGGTGTGGGCGAAGGAGACGAGCATGAGGAAGAGGCCGATCCCGTTGACGCCGTAGGCGGCCACCCGGGCGTTGGTGCGGCGGTCGCCGCCCTCGGCGCGCACCAGATCGAGCACGTCGCCCTGCCAGTCCCGGACCAGCCGCTCCACCTGCTCGGCGAGATCGGGCGAGGAGCCGCGCAGGTCGGGCCGGGCCTGCAGCAGCGCGGCACCGGCCTCGCTGCCGCTCCAGGTGCGGACCACCGCCGCCGAGGCGGTCTCGGCCTCGGCCTGCAGCAGCGCCGCGACCCCGGTCTGCAGCGCCTCGTCCAGCTCCTCGGCGGGCCGCTGCGAGCCGGTGACCGCCGAGGTGATCCGGTCCCGCAGGCGGGAGACGCCGTGCTCGACCTTCTTGAAGAGCTCTCCGGTGCCGACGAGCTCCTGCCAGCGGGCGAGCACCTCGCCGCGCAGCAGGGTGCCGTCCTTCATCCCGGCGGTGACACCCTCCTCGGCCTCGTCGTAGGCGTCGAAGGCGGCCTGCTCCAGGCCGGTGGTCTGCTCCCGCTGGGCGGCGACGGCGGCGACGACGTCGTCGGTGCGCTCGTCGAGGGAGCGCAGCGCGCCGTCGAGGGTCTGGTGGACGATGATCGTGCGGGCCCGCTGGTCGCCGGCGAGCGCGGTCAGCCAGGACCGCAGCCGCTCGATGTCCTTCTCGGGGATGAGGCCGTCGGCGCTCACCTCGGTCTCCGGGATGGTGAAGACCGGTGCGGTCTCCAGGCCCTGCTCGCGCAGCATGTCGGTGAGGTGGCCGCGCACGTCGGCCATGGCCGGCCGGTCCACCCGGTCGAGCACGATCGCCACCGCGGTCCCCCGCTCGGCCGCCTGGCGCAGCAGCGCCCACGGCACCGCGTCGGCGTAGCGCGCGGCGGTGGTGACGAAGAGCCAGAGGTCGGCGGCGGCGAGCAGCTGGCCGGCGAGCTCGCGGTTGGCCTCGACGACGGAGTCGATGTCCGGGGTGTCGAGCATGGCCATGCCGGCCGGGAGGGTGTCGGAGGGGACGAGCCGGACCGTGCCCGGCTGCGGCTCGGTGGCCGCGTCGCCGCTGACCCGGGCCAGGGTCGGCAGCACCCGGGAGTCGGTGAACCAGCGGGCGTCCTCGGGGTGGTGGATGAGCACCGGCGAGGTGGTCGTCGGCCGGATCACGCCGGGGGTGCTCACCTGGCGGCGGAGCACGGAGTTGACCAGGGTGGACTTGCCGGCACCGGTCGAGCCGCCGACGACCGCGAGCAGCGGGGCGTCCACCGAGGCGAGCCGGGGCAGCACGTAGTCGTCGAGCTGGTGGAGCAGCGCGGTGCGCTCGGCCCGGGCCTGCTGCGTCGAGGGCAGCTCCAGCGGCAGGTCGGCGCGCTGCAGCTCGTCCCGCAGCGCCGTGACCCGAGCCAGCAGCGCCGCCGGGTCGGTCGCGTCTACGGTGCTCGCCCTGGCCATGGCGGCAGCGTAAACGAGCGCCCGGGGGCATCCGGACCCGACGCACCGGCGCGGGCGGCGACCGTCCGGACACGGTCGACCGGGTGACGACCGCCCGGGCGGTCACGAGCGCCCCCGGCAGGACTCGAACCTGCGACCTCGGGATTAGAAGGCCCTTGCTCTGTCCAGCTGAGCTACGGGGGCAGCGCCGCGCGGCCCCCGTACCGCGGGCCGCCTCGACCCGATGCAGTGTAGTGAGCATCACGGACCTGACATGATGCGGCCATGCCGGTGGAGGTGGTCGTGCGCGAGGCGGCGGTCGTGGAGGACCCCGCCCTGCTCGACGTGCTCGACGAGGCCGAGCGCGCCCGGGCGGCGCGCAAGCGGCGGCCGACCCCCTTCGTCACCGCCCACGCGGTCTCCCGGCGGCTGCTCGGCGACCTCGTCGGCGCCGACCCGCGCTCGCTGACCTTCGTGCGGCGGTGCACCACCTGCGGCTCGGAGAGCCACGGCAAGCCCAGCCTGGTGGACAGCCCGTGGGGCTTCTCGCTGAGCTACACCGGCGGCCTGGTGGTCGTCGCCGCGGCCCTGAACCACGGCGTCGGGGTCGATGTCGAGGAGCTCGACGAGGCCGACTTCGCCGACTTCGACCGGGTGACCCTGGCCGCGCCGGAGTCGGCGCACCTGGCCGGCCTGACCGGCGAGGCGCTGCTCGAGGCCCGGGCCCGGACCTGGGCGCGCAAGGAGTCGATCCTCAAGGCCACCGGGCACGGGCTGGTCGTCGACCCGACCGAGGTCGTCGTCTCGGCGCCGGGCGAGGCGCCGGCGCTGCGCGACTGGCTCTCCGAGAGCACGCCCCCGGCGCAGCTGGCCCTGGCCGACGTGCCCCTGGACTCCCCCTCGCACCGGGCGGCGGTCAGCGTCGTCGGGGCGGCCGAGGTGACGGTCCGCCGCGGCTGAGCCGGCTCAGCCGATCGAGCGGCCGGAGAACTGCTGCCGGCGCAGGGTGAGCCACTCCAGCAGGGCCCGCTCGTGCTCCAGGGTCTGCTGGTCCGGCGTCCGGCGCTGCATCCGGGCGCGCAGCAGCGCCAGCTCGCTGGCCATGTCCTGGAAGGCGCGCATCGAGCGCACCGCGCCGCTGCCGCCGGAGCGGCGGGCCCAGCCCCGGGCCCGCCGCCGCTCCCCCGTCGAGGCGAGCATCGCCACCTCGCCCGGGGTGAGCCAGCCGGCGTCGACGTAGGCCGTGAGCTGCTGGCCGATGATCTTCCCCTCGCGCTGCCGTGCCCAGATGATGAAGGCGATGTAGGCGACGAAGACGACGAAGCCGGTGCCGTAGCCGACGACGAGGCCGGCGAACGTGCCGGTGGAGGCGCTGAGGTTCCACAGCCCGTGCAGCAGCACCGCCAGGCACCAGCCGAGGAAGGGGGCGATGATCCGCACCCCCCAGGAGCGGCTGGTCGCCGCCATGCCGACCCCGATCCCGGTCATCGAGGTGAAGATCGGGTGCAGGAAGAGGCTGGTCCCGCGGAAACCGAAGACGATGAGCGTGTCGACGATGGCGCCCGTCTCGGTGTAGACGCGCGCGAAGTAGAGGATGTTCTCGGTGAAGGCGAAGCCGCCGGCGACGATGCCGGCGTAGACGACGCCGTCGACGATCCCGTTGAAGTGGCGTCGGCGCACCAGCAGCACGAGCAGCAGGAAGGCGCCCTTGAAGGTCTCCTCGGACAGCGGCGCGATGAGCACCGCGCTGAGGGTCTCCGCCGACTCCGGGGTGGTGTAGCCGACGAGCACCGAGCCGCCGACGGTGTTGACGACGAGGGCGAGCAGGGTCGAGCCCAGCGCACCGTAGAGGAAGGCGCTGACCAGGTAGCGCCACGGCTCGGCCTCGTAGCGGTCCAGCCAGATGAAGACCGGCAGCACGAAGGCGAGCGGGATGAGCGCGAGCACGGCGGCCATCAGGGTGGTGCGGATGCCGTAGCCGAAGCCGAAGAGCACCGCGAAGACGAGCGCCGCCAGCAACGACCCGACGACGACGAGCGCCCCGAGCACGTAGGTGCGCAGCACCGGGCGCGAGGTCGGGTTGCCCAGGGGCTGGGGCGTGTACATCGCGCCGTAACCCGTCGGGGCGCCGACGGGCTGCCCGTGGCGCGGACCCGCGGGGTGGGGCTGGTGCGGGCCGACCGGGTATCCCGGTGGTGGACCCTGCGGATAGCCCGGAGGCGGGGTGGGCGCGGATCCGCGGTGGTAGCCGGGCGGGGGCGCCTGGGGCGGTGGGCCGGGCTGCTGAGGCCATCCCCCCGGGGGTGGCTGCTGGGGCCAGCTCATGCGGGCAGGCTAGTCGAGCAGCGCCCCGGCGAGGTCGGGGACGTCGGTGACGGTGACTACAGTGGGTGCGCGTGACGACGACGGAGCGCGCCCAGACCGACCGCATCGTGTGGATCGACTGCGAGATGACCGGCCTGTCCCTCGAGGACGACGCCCTCATCGAGGTGGCCGCGCTGGTCACCGACTACGAGCTGAACCAGCTCGGCGAGGGGGTGGACGTCGTCGTCCGTCCGAGCGAGGCCGCGCTGGAGCAGATGAACGACTTCGTCCGCCAGATGCACACCAGCTCGGGCCTGCTGGAGCAGCTGGCCGGCGGGACGACGCTGGCCGACGCCGAGGCGCAGGTCCTCGCCTACGTCCGCGAGCACGTCCCCGAGCCTGGCAAGGCTCCGCTGGGCGGCAACACCGTGGCCACCGACCGCGGCTTCCTCGCCCGGGACATGCCGGCGCTGGAGTCGCACCTGCACTACCGGATCATCGACGTCTCCTCGATCAAGGAGCTGGCCCGGCGCTGGTACCCGCGGGCCTACTTCCAGTCCCCGGAGAAGGCGGGCGGGCACCGCGCGCTGGCCGACATCACCGAGTCGATCGCCGAGCTGCGCTACTACCGCGAGGCGGTCTTCGTGCCGCCGCCCGGACCGGAGAGCGAGCAGCTCAAGGAGATCGCGGCGAAGTACCGGGTGGGCTGAGCCAGATCCCCGCCCCGACGCAGCGCGAAGGCCCCGGAGAACCATCTCCGGGGCCTTCGTCGTCTGGGGTGAGCGACGGGACTTGAACCCGCGACCCTCGCGACCACAACGCGATGCTCTACCAGCTGAGCTACGCCCACCATGAAGCCGCGCTCGTGGCGCGGCGGCGACCACTGTACCTGCTGCGAGACGGTGCTCCGAACCACGCGTGACGGGGCGCGCCGGACCCCTTCCAGAGCAGACCGACGATGCTCAGGCACGATGGGCTGCGTGACCCGCGCGCACCGCCCCGACCACCGTCCGTCCCTGCACGCCAGGGGCGCCGCCCTGCTCGCGACCCTGCTCGTGGCCGCGCTGACCGGGCTGCTCTCGGCCGCACCGGCCACACCGGCCTCGGCGCACGCCGCGCTGCAGGCATCCAGCCCGGCGGACGGAGCTACGATCACCGCGGTCCCGCCGGAGATCATGCTGCGCTTCAACGAGCCGATCGGCACCGACTTCGCCCGGGTCACCGTGACGAAGGGCGGCGCCTCGGCCCATCAGGGATCGGTCGAGGTCGACGGCAACACCGTCTACCGGCCGATCAACCCCAGCATGAGCCAGGGCGACTGGACGGTCTCCTACAGCGTGGTCAGCGAGGACGGGCACCGGGTCAGCGGCTCGGTGAGCTTCACCTACGACACCACCTCCGGGCGCGGCTCGACGCCGGACAGCACCGGGGGCGGCGGCTCTGGCGCCGGGTCCACCGGCAACGGCTCGGGCAACAGCGCCAGCAGCTCCGGCGGCGGCTCGACCGGGGGCGGCTCGAGCTCGTCCGCCCCGACCTCGAGCGCCTCCAGCTCGGCCGAGGCGCCGGCGGCGCCCAGCTCCAGCGCCAGCAGCTCGGCGGAGCCGACCAGCCAGGCCCCGAGCTCGACGAGCGAGCCGAGCAGCACCTCGTCCAGCCCGTCCTCCAGCAGCAGCTCGTCCTCGGGCTCGGCCACCGACGGGGAGAGCCCGCGACCGCTAGCCGAGGGCAACGACGAGACCGCGGCCGACGAGGCGAGCGACGACTCCGGGGTGCCGTGGTGGGTGTGGGTGCTCGGCGCCGCGGTGCTGGTCCTGGCGCTGATCGTCGCCCTGGTGGCCCGGGCGCGGCGTCGCGGCGACCACGACCAGGACGAGCGGATCGACCTGGAGAGCTACCGCGGCTGAGGCTCGGGGGCGGGACCGACGATGGTGGCCGGGAACCGATTTCGGTCCCAGGCCCGGCCGGTGCTAATGTCTCCCTTCGCGCGCCAATAGCTCAATTGGCAGAGCAGCTGACTCTTAATCAGCGGGTTCGGGGTTCGAGTCCCTGTTGGCGCACCGCACGAGAACGACTGCACGAGGAAGGGCCCCGAGAACATCTCGGGGCCCTTCCTCGTGCGCCGCGGGCACCGCGGGTCGGCTCACCAGGAGCGGCGTGCCCGCTGCCGGGCCCACTTGCGCTCGCGGCGGCGGGAGTTGAGCACGACGAGCAGCACGACCCCGGCGACCGCAGCGCCGGCGGCGACGAAGATGTCGGTGCGCAGCTCGCCCTTGTCGTCGTGGGTGGCGTCGTAGAAGCCCTTCTTGGCGGCCTCGGTCTGGCGGGCGACGACGTTCTTCGGCGCGGCGCGCACCGTCAGCTCGTCGATCGTCGTGGCCAGCCGGTCACGGGCCTCCGTGATGTCGTTCTCGAGCTTCAGCTCGCTGGGGGCCTTCTCACTCATGCGGGATTCCGTCCTTCGGTCGGTGCCAGGTCTGATGGTGCCAGGTCTGATGCGGTGGCGTCAGGCGTTGCCGGATCGGTCGCTACCGGGTCGCCGAG
Proteins encoded:
- a CDS encoding single-stranded DNA-binding protein, whose translation is MNETSVTVVGRVVADPEHRQTRAGLQFTTFRVASTVRRRTKEGVFVDAGTSFYNVATYRSLGMNAHASVRKGDPVIVHGRQQVSSWQRSDGSWGSSVDIEAFSVGHDLTFGTTRYEKAVRFGSADGGPGGDAEDTAGDSAVDSGSDRPGERDEPGAQDAPPPLDEDEDGRGWQQVPA
- a CDS encoding YfjP family GTPase; the encoded protein is MTPPSLRRRESSAPSVDDLGVRAAALGEALAAGGDLLEPAPAAAAGEVVTKVGERTALVGGRTVIALAGATGSGKSSLFNALVGDDVAQVGMRRPTTSTPTAAVWGEEPAGELLDWLSVGRRHQVPAEQTGDLDGLVLVDLPDFDSRESAHREEARRVLELVDVFVWVTDPQKYADAVLHDEYVAVLRAYGAVTVVVLNQADRLPADGVEPVVVDLRRLLERDGLTDAEVLTTAVPTGDGLGALRERLASAVAREDATRHRLAADLCTAAEGLDGSVAEHEPSRRDLPEDALVDALARTAGVPTVVDAVARDVRREAHARTGWPFTRWVQGLRPAPLKRLRLDQGTGGDVSVADVRAVVGRSSIPPPAPSARAAVDLAARRLGESAAAGLPPRWADAVSDAARPHDDDLADELDQAVLRTPLREKNPRWWSLVGALQVALALAAVVGLLWLLVVGVVAWLQLPELPTPDVGPVALPTLLLLGGLIGGLLLAALSRWFAAVGARRRARAVEKRLRAAVAEVAQGSVIEPVEAVLQRHQVTREGIARARS
- a CDS encoding GTPase domain-containing protein, which translates into the protein MARASTVDATDPAALLARVTALRDELQRADLPLELPSTQQARAERTALLHQLDDYVLPRLASVDAPLLAVVGGSTGAGKSTLVNSVLRRQVSTPGVIRPTTTSPVLIHHPEDARWFTDSRVLPTLARVSGDAATEPQPGTVRLVPSDTLPAGMAMLDTPDIDSVVEANRELAGQLLAAADLWLFVTTAARYADAVPWALLRQAAERGTAVAIVLDRVDRPAMADVRGHLTDMLREQGLETAPVFTIPETEVSADGLIPEKDIERLRSWLTALAGDQRARTIIVHQTLDGALRSLDERTDDVVAAVAAQREQTTGLEQAAFDAYDEAEEGVTAGMKDGTLLRGEVLARWQELVGTGELFKKVEHGVSRLRDRITSAVTGSQRPAEELDEALQTGVAALLQAEAETASAAVVRTWSGSEAGAALLQARPDLRGSSPDLAEQVERLVRDWQGDVLDLVRAEGGDRRTNARVAAYGVNGIGLFLMLVSFAHTGGVLVAPEVAIAGGTTALAQKVLEAIFGDQAVREMAARARTLLQERVQELFAAERDRYATTAKEATVSEAQVRRLQQAAAAVQEVR
- a CDS encoding 4'-phosphopantetheinyl transferase family protein, with the protein product MPVEVVVREAAVVEDPALLDVLDEAERARAARKRRPTPFVTAHAVSRRLLGDLVGADPRSLTFVRRCTTCGSESHGKPSLVDSPWGFSLSYTGGLVVVAAALNHGVGVDVEELDEADFADFDRVTLAAPESAHLAGLTGEALLEARARTWARKESILKATGHGLVVDPTEVVVSAPGEAPALRDWLSESTPPAQLALADVPLDSPSHRAAVSVVGAAEVTVRRG
- a CDS encoding PrsW family intramembrane metalloprotease, whose translation is MYTPQPLGNPTSRPVLRTYVLGALVVVGSLLAALVFAVLFGFGYGIRTTLMAAVLALIPLAFVLPVFIWLDRYEAEPWRYLVSAFLYGALGSTLLALVVNTVGGSVLVGYTTPESAETLSAVLIAPLSEETFKGAFLLLVLLVRRRHFNGIVDGVVYAGIVAGGFAFTENILYFARVYTETGAIVDTLIVFGFRGTSLFLHPIFTSMTGIGVGMAATSRSWGVRIIAPFLGWCLAVLLHGLWNLSASTGTFAGLVVGYGTGFVVFVAYIAFIIWARQREGKIIGQQLTAYVDAGWLTPGEVAMLASTGERRRARGWARRSGGSGAVRSMRAFQDMASELALLRARMQRRTPDQQTLEHERALLEWLTLRRQQFSGRSIG
- the orn gene encoding oligoribonuclease gives rise to the protein MTTTERAQTDRIVWIDCEMTGLSLEDDALIEVAALVTDYELNQLGEGVDVVVRPSEAALEQMNDFVRQMHTSSGLLEQLAGGTTLADAEAQVLAYVREHVPEPGKAPLGGNTVATDRGFLARDMPALESHLHYRIIDVSSIKELARRWYPRAYFQSPEKAGGHRALADITESIAELRYYREAVFVPPPGPESEQLKEIAAKYRVG
- a CDS encoding copper resistance protein CopC; this translates as MTRAHRPDHRPSLHARGAALLATLLVAALTGLLSAAPATPASAHAALQASSPADGATITAVPPEIMLRFNEPIGTDFARVTVTKGGASAHQGSVEVDGNTVYRPINPSMSQGDWTVSYSVVSEDGHRVSGSVSFTYDTTSGRGSTPDSTGGGGSGAGSTGNGSGNSASSSGGGSTGGGSSSSAPTSSASSSAEAPAAPSSSASSSAEPTSQAPSSTSEPSSTSSSPSSSSSSSSGSATDGESPRPLAEGNDETAADEASDDSGVPWWVWVLGAAVLVLALIVALVARARRRGDHDQDERIDLESYRG
- a CDS encoding DUF3618 domain-containing protein, coding for MSEKAPSELKLENDITEARDRLATTIDELTVRAAPKNVVARQTEAAKKGFYDATHDDKGELRTDIFVAAGAAVAGVVLLVVLNSRRRERKWARQRARRSW